In Candidatus Omnitrophota bacterium, the following are encoded in one genomic region:
- a CDS encoding sugar ABC transporter permease — translation MRKRNLLEKLNEQKWSYLFIAPGVFLFVVFVVGPLIASFYWSFTEYNGIQPARWVGLENYKNIFFHDPRFWRSVVNTVFYTVCVIPPGVALSLLLAIAVDQNIKGKNLFRVIYFIPSVTSVIALSVIWKWLFAGEKYGLINHILILMGLDPVDWLMSPVWTLPAIIIMSIWAGIGYNMILFLAGLQTIPATVYEAADIDGADIWDKFWHITLPLLKPTTVFVVIMGFIASFQVFESIYIMTETEFGIGGVLDSALTVVAYLYDMGFRKFQMGYASALGYIVFAVVFTITMINIRFVKTKVEY, via the coding sequence ATGCGGAAGAGGAATTTATTAGAAAAGCTGAATGAGCAGAAGTGGTCGTACCTTTTCATAGCGCCCGGGGTGTTCTTATTCGTCGTCTTCGTCGTGGGCCCCCTCATCGCCTCTTTCTACTGGTCGTTCACCGAATATAACGGTATCCAGCCGGCGCGATGGGTAGGGCTTGAAAATTATAAGAACATATTCTTCCACGATCCCCGTTTCTGGAGATCGGTAGTCAACACCGTATTTTACACGGTATGCGTCATCCCGCCCGGTGTCGCGCTCTCCCTGCTTCTTGCGATAGCCGTCGACCAGAATATAAAGGGGAAGAACCTCTTCAGGGTCATATATTTCATACCTTCCGTAACGTCGGTCATAGCCCTGTCGGTCATATGGAAATGGCTATTTGCCGGGGAGAAGTACGGGCTTATCAACCATATTCTAATACTGATGGGGTTGGACCCGGTCGACTGGCTTATGAGCCCGGTATGGACGCTCCCAGCTATCATCATAATGTCGATATGGGCCGGTATCGGTTATAACATGATACTATTCCTGGCAGGCCTGCAGACGATACCCGCGACCGTATACGAAGCCGCCGATATCGACGGTGCCGATATCTGGGATAAATTCTGGCACATAACGCTCCCGTTATTGAAACCTACGACGGTATTCGTAGTCATAATGGGGTTCATCGCTTCGTTCCAGGTGTTCGAGAGCATATATATAATGACGGAGACCGAGTTCGGCATCGGAGGCGTTCTCGACTCCGCGCTTACGGTGGTCGCCTACCTGTACGACATGGGGTTCAGGAAGTTCCAGATGGGGTACGCCTCGGCACTGGGTTATATAGTATTTGCAGTGGTATTTACGATAACGATGATCAACATAAGGTTTGTAAAGACGAAGGTAGAGTATTAA
- a CDS encoding HAD-IB family phosphatase — translation MKKKILFVSDFDKTLSVGDVGYILSAKLGVSAQAFDRKIEEIKRRNIVQLGGELAHLIVRDPDYAGKVTRGLLYEAGKEVKLKNGVAELMKILAEGIDNYRFSPYIVSAAPKECVEKAVEHILPAGNVYGTTFIYKDDMVQDIERANAGHAKVATLDMLKERENVPRDAIIYVGDGSSDVHVMLHIMSYNGYTITVSPSPYMGHICRRSVISDNVLSILVPVLEDLLKYDQEKVRAYFEGRGHPILEWNRADTEWLDVA, via the coding sequence ATGAAGAAAAAAATCCTCTTTGTCTCTGATTTTGATAAGACACTTTCCGTGGGAGACGTGGGATATATACTGAGCGCAAAGCTGGGAGTGTCTGCTCAGGCATTCGACCGGAAGATCGAAGAGATAAAACGCAGGAACATCGTACAGCTCGGCGGAGAGCTTGCGCATCTGATAGTCCGGGACCCCGATTATGCAGGGAAGGTAACGAGAGGCCTTCTTTATGAAGCGGGGAAAGAGGTCAAGCTGAAAAATGGGGTTGCCGAGCTGATGAAGATCCTGGCCGAGGGGATCGATAATTACCGTTTCAGCCCGTATATAGTATCCGCGGCGCCTAAAGAGTGCGTCGAGAAAGCGGTGGAGCATATCCTGCCCGCCGGCAACGTCTACGGCACGACTTTTATTTATAAAGATGATATGGTCCAGGATATCGAAAGGGCTAATGCCGGGCATGCGAAAGTGGCCACTCTCGATATGCTGAAAGAAAGAGAGAACGTCCCGAGGGATGCCATAATATATGTAGGGGACGGTTCAAGCGATGTCCACGTGATGCTGCATATCATGTCCTACAACGGGTATACGATAACCGTTTCCCCGTCGCCTTATATGGGGCACATCTGTCGAAGGAGCGTGATATCCGATAATGTCCTCTCTATCCTGGTGCCTGTCCTTGAGGACCTGTTAAAATACGACCAGGAAAAGGTCCGGGCATACTTCGAAGGCAGGGGGCATCCGATCCTGGAATGGAACAGGGCTGATACGGAGTGGTTGGACGTTGCTTAA